A section of the Triticum dicoccoides isolate Atlit2015 ecotype Zavitan chromosome 7A, WEW_v2.0, whole genome shotgun sequence genome encodes:
- the LOC119331165 gene encoding benzyl alcohol O-benzoyltransferase-like, whose protein sequence is MASSSALEFTVRRKLAVLVPPAAPTPRELKRLSDIDHQDGLRFQVPIIHFFRQHDGRDDDPAPVLRGAIAAVLVHYYPFAGRLRELEGRKLAVDCTGEGVLFVEADADVCLDQFDAALGPPFPCLDELLFDVPGSCGILDCPLLLFQVTRLACGGFVMAVRVQHTMADAAGMVQLLGAIAELARGAPAPTVQPVWGRELLQAPLLNDDVLLPPRFAHREYDDVMDMNDAIVPFEFIVHHSFFIGWREISAIRSHLPSALSREATNFEVITGCLWRCRTTALAPHADEEMRMICTVNIRGKKDTIIPVGYYGNAFASPVAISTAGDLLANPVSYAVELVMKAKREVDVEYILSVAALMAQRGRPHFAVAHTYLVSDVSKVGIRDLDFGWGKPVYAGPAKGGVVDIPGVASFFIAVRNAMGEEGISVPVCMPGPTMDKFVNEMGKLMRPASADTFSKM, encoded by the exons ATGGCCAGCTCGTCAGCGTTGGAGTTCACCGTGAGGAGGAAACTTGCGGTGCTTGTGCCGCCCGCGGCCCCTACGCCGCGGGAGCTGAAGAGGCTCTCCGACATCGACCACCAGGACGGGCTTCGCTTTCAGGTCCCCATCATCCACTTCTTTCGGCAGCATGACGGCCGGGACGACGACCCTGCGCCTGTACTACGCGGCGCCATAGCGGCGGTGCTCGTGCACTACTACCCGTTCGcggggcggctgagggagctcgagGGCCGCAAGCTCGCCGTCGACTGCACCGGCGAGGGCGTGCTGTTCGTCGAGGCTGATGCCGACGTCTGCCTCGACCAGTTTGATGCGGCCCTGGGGCCGCCCTTCCCGTGCCTCGACGAGCTCCTATTCGACGTCCCCGGTTCCTGCGGTATCCTCGACTGCCCGCTCCTCCTTTTTCAG GTGACACGGCTCGCTTGCGGAGGCTTCGTCATGGCTGTGAGGGTACAGCACACGATGGCAGATGCGGCGGGGATGGTGCAGCTCCTGGGTGCTATCGCGGAGCTGGCTCGGGGTGCGCCGGCGCCAACAGTGCAGCCGGTGTGGGGGCGCGAGCTGCTGCAGGCGCCGCTGCTGAACGATGATGTACTACTCCCACCGCGCTTTGCGCACCGTGAGTacgatgatgtgatggacatgaatgACGCCATCGTGCCCTTTGAATTCATAGTGCACCACTCCTTCTTCATTGGATGGCGGGAGATCTCTGCCATCCGATCCCACCTCCCGTCGGCTCTCAGCCGCGAAGCTACCAACTTCGAGGTCATCACGGGGTGCCTGTGGAGGTGCCGCACGACAGCTCTGGCCCCCCATGCCGACGAGGAAATGAGGATGATCTGTACCGTCAACATCCGTGGCAAAAAAGACACTATCATCCCCGTCGGCTACTATGGCAACGCCTTCGCTTCCCCGGTCGCCATTTCCACGGCCGGTGACTTGCTCGCCAACCCTGTGAGCTATGCCGTGGAGCTGGTGATGAAGGCGAAGCGGGAGGTGGATGTGGAGTACATCCTCTCCGTGGCAGCGCTCATGGCACAACGCGGGCGGCCACACTTTGCGGTGGCACACACCTACCTCGTGTCGGACGTGAGCAAGGTTGGAATCCGCGACCTTGACTTCGGCTGGGGCAAGCCGGTGTATGCCGGTCCGGCGAAGGGCGGAGTCGTCGACATACCAGGCGTTGCCAGCTTCTTCATTGCTGTAAGGAATGCCATGGGCGAGGAGGGTATCTCAGTCCCCGTGTGCATGCCTGGCCCCACCATGGACAAGTTCGTTAACGAGATGGGCAAGCTCATGCGCCCGGCATCGGCTGACACGTTTTCCAAGATGTGA